The following coding sequences are from one Nilaparvata lugens isolate BPH chromosome 4, ASM1435652v1, whole genome shotgun sequence window:
- the LOC120350774 gene encoding uncharacterized protein LOC120350774, producing MSFHLHRCHFLLWTRNQQFDFVYLAGKSGEPEISAVEEEGQVISRFFGHLYLPISGAEVDGGVYGLAMERLQHLIDLGGSFTVVVENHIQLAGVETESGGAVLLRNAGNTRKEYGKHFPSTWISRRHCLDIRRRRPGVTPDR from the exons ATGTCGTTTCATTTGCATAGGTGTCACTTCCTTCTCTGGACAAGAAATCAGCAGTTTGATTTCGTTTACCTGGCAG GCAAGTCGGGTGAACCTGAGATTTCGGCCGTTGAAGAGGAAGGACAGGTAATCTCGAGATTCTTCGGCCACTTGTACCTGCCAATATCCGGCGCTGAGGTCGACGGTGGAGTATATGGTCTTGCCATGGAACGTCTGCAACACCTGATCGATCTGGGCGGGAGCTTCACGGTCGTCGTCGAGAATCATATTCAGCTGGCGGGCGTCGAGACAGAGTCGGGTGGAGCCGTCCTTCTTCGAAACGCAG GTAATACCAGGAAGGAGTATGGGAAGCACTTTCCTTCGACTTGGATCTCCAGGAGGCATTGTTTAGATATTCGGAGACGACGTCCTGGTGTGACACCTGATAGGTAG